The following coding sequences are from one Enterococcus sp. 4G2_DIV0659 window:
- a CDS encoding acyltransferase has product MVKKKLSFELMRILAFLMVVFNHVFHYLFYGLEISYEWNVTALLIVVVKPAVPIFMMMSGALLLRKEYSSKELMNKIISVFGVLLLFSLFYYYFDPELQKTEKTFIFLFLSGQISNALWYMYVYLAFLIVLPFIKKMVDTFNEQDYRKFFLILLFFSMLFPYLLRVLGADTSQNDFVKFILSPYLLYFVFGNYYINVKKGKLELLNNRSYLVPLIYLVTLIFSTGIIILSRSNLQDFSLWNNKADSFQYGVLSIALFLMLNKITITSKIMERGIIFLGSKTYFAYLISDFVIHSIYIDLLQRLDFFDNVLIKFTIISICIAIICILFSLILNLLLASSKKLVISIKK; this is encoded by the coding sequence TTGGTTAAGAAAAAACTCTCATTTGAATTAATGAGAATCCTCGCTTTTCTAATGGTAGTCTTTAATCATGTCTTTCATTACCTATTTTATGGATTAGAAATTTCTTATGAATGGAATGTTACGGCACTATTGATTGTTGTTGTAAAACCAGCTGTGCCGATCTTTATGATGATGTCAGGTGCATTATTACTAAGGAAAGAGTATTCATCAAAAGAGCTTATGAATAAGATTATTAGTGTGTTTGGTGTACTTTTATTGTTTTCATTATTTTATTATTATTTTGATCCTGAATTACAAAAAACGGAGAAAACATTTATTTTTTTATTTTTGAGTGGACAGATTAGTAATGCCTTGTGGTATATGTACGTATATCTCGCATTTTTGATAGTTCTTCCGTTCATAAAAAAAATGGTAGATACATTTAATGAACAAGATTATCGTAAATTCTTTTTGATTTTATTGTTCTTTTCCATGCTATTTCCTTATCTTTTAAGAGTTCTAGGTGCTGATACTTCACAAAATGATTTTGTTAAATTCATATTAAGTCCGTACTTATTGTATTTCGTTTTCGGAAATTATTATATTAATGTGAAAAAAGGCAAACTTGAATTGTTAAACAACCGATCATACCTCGTGCCTTTAATTTATTTGGTTACATTAATATTTTCTACCGGAATAATTATTTTATCGAGGAGTAACCTTCAAGATTTCAGTCTATGGAATAACAAAGCGGATTCTTTTCAATATGGGGTATTATCGATCGCTTTGTTTTTAATGTTAAATAAAATAACGATTACATCAAAAATAATGGAGCGCGGAATTATTTTCTTAGGTTCTAAAACTTACTTTGCCTACTTGATTTCGGATTTTGTGATTCATAGTATCTATATAGATCTCTTGCAACGATTAGATTTCTTTGATAATGTATTGATCAAGTTTACCATCATCTCGATTTGCATTGCCATAATTTGCATATTATTTTCGTTAATTTTAAACCTACTTTTAGCTAGTAGTAAAAAACTAGTGATTAGCATAAAAAAATAG
- a CDS encoding DUF1002 domain-containing protein, protein MKQKKFALAMSLLLISTSIYSGTAAFATEQSTTTSSTSTETSSSAEQNLQINAVALGNALTKEQKDYTLKELGIKGETPQYTTTGQDLMSFIPDGGFTPEWAVYSSVRMETQKKGAGISVDIATPKNITKITEAQYQNAALTAGITDAKLTVASAVPIDGSGALAGVYKIVEESGGIINRDRVGVAQDEMDVLSKITEENKAKDGYSDEALNAAQEQAKKELAKKTADGKKLTQEDIQQTVESALQSQGIKDVMTSDQVKELTTLMSDMKDKNIFEDFVGQLDLSKTKEQIQEKSKGLWENIKGFFSGIWDSITGK, encoded by the coding sequence ATGAAACAGAAAAAATTCGCTTTGGCGATGAGCTTACTTTTGATTTCAACAAGTATATATAGTGGAACAGCAGCATTTGCAACTGAGCAAAGCACAACAACAAGCTCAACGAGTACGGAAACTAGCAGTAGTGCTGAACAAAACTTACAAATCAATGCAGTCGCTTTAGGCAACGCACTTACTAAAGAGCAAAAAGACTATACGTTGAAAGAACTTGGAATAAAAGGAGAAACACCACAATATACAACCACAGGGCAAGATTTGATGAGTTTTATCCCTGATGGTGGCTTCACACCTGAGTGGGCGGTGTATAGTTCCGTTCGGATGGAAACGCAGAAAAAAGGTGCGGGAATTTCTGTAGATATCGCTACACCTAAAAACATTACGAAAATTACAGAAGCCCAATATCAAAATGCAGCATTGACTGCTGGGATTACAGATGCAAAGCTGACTGTTGCTTCTGCAGTACCGATTGATGGTTCTGGTGCTTTAGCAGGTGTGTATAAAATCGTCGAAGAATCTGGTGGCATTATCAATCGGGATCGTGTAGGTGTTGCCCAAGATGAAATGGATGTATTATCCAAAATTACAGAAGAAAACAAAGCAAAAGATGGTTATTCTGACGAAGCATTAAATGCAGCGCAAGAACAAGCCAAAAAAGAACTAGCTAAAAAAACAGCAGACGGAAAAAAACTAACCCAAGAAGATATTCAACAAACCGTTGAAAGTGCCTTACAAAGTCAAGGAATCAAAGATGTGATGACATCTGATCAAGTGAAAGAATTGACTACATTAATGAGTGATATGAAAGATAAAAATATTTTTGAAGACTTTGTTGGACAATTAGATTTGTCTAAGACAAAAGAACAAATTCAAGAAAAATCTAAAGGACTTTGGGAAAATATCAAAGGATTCTTTAGTGGAATTTGGGATTCAATTACAGGGAAATAA
- a CDS encoding helix-turn-helix domain-containing protein — MDIGKIIKEQRLKMNMTQEELAQKFHVSRQLISKWENGKSYPDLNQIVEISDLFSQSLDELLRGDKIMFKEVSLEKNKKRILYGIICGLSGLFLAIGGWMAYNKWDEGKLLSFDDVEITSIKKVPLPATDTLPADIEYEIHFEVKKPFVKVSGERDGYQTTSDRNTILVLGQGERSLFGGNKKGRIIISSSRREKGVSPEELNNGKKLVWQNWHDNGKNESKNTLADEGTVILTK; from the coding sequence ATGGATATTGGTAAGATAATTAAGGAACAGCGACTAAAAATGAATATGACCCAAGAAGAGTTGGCACAAAAATTTCACGTTTCGCGACAGCTTATTTCTAAATGGGAGAATGGGAAAAGTTATCCAGATTTAAATCAAATTGTTGAAATAAGTGATTTGTTCAGCCAATCTCTTGACGAGTTATTAAGAGGAGACAAGATAATGTTTAAAGAAGTCAGTTTGGAAAAAAATAAAAAAAGGATACTTTATGGAATCATCTGCGGTTTATCTGGGTTATTTTTAGCGATTGGCGGGTGGATGGCCTACAATAAATGGGATGAGGGCAAATTATTAAGTTTTGATGATGTGGAGATTACTTCAATAAAAAAAGTGCCACTCCCTGCAACAGACACTTTGCCAGCTGACATTGAGTATGAAATACACTTTGAAGTGAAGAAACCTTTTGTGAAGGTCAGTGGAGAACGAGATGGTTATCAAACAACATCTGATCGTAATACTATTCTAGTTTTGGGACAAGGTGAGCGAAGTTTATTTGGTGGTAATAAAAAAGGACGTATTATCATAAGCTCATCAAGGAGAGAAAAAGGCGTTAGTCCAGAAGAGCTAAATAATGGAAAAAAATTAGTTTGGCAAAATTGGCATGATAATGGGAAAAATGAGAGTAAAAACACGTTAGCAGATGAAGGAACTGTTATTTTAACAAAATAA
- the ptsP gene encoding phosphoenolpyruvate--protein phosphotransferase, whose amino-acid sequence MSEMLKGIAASDGVAIAKAYLLVQPDLSFDKKSVDDSSAEESRLDEALAKSTTELQAIREKAAQSLGEEEAQVFDAHLMVLADPEMIGQIKQNIQDNKVNAESALKEVTDMYIGMFEAMDDNAYMQERAADIRDVAKRILAHLLGVTLPNPSMINEEVVVVAHDLTPSDTAQLDRTYVKAFVTDIGGRTSHSAIMARSLEIPAIVGTKEITAKVKEGDILAVNGIDGDVIVHPSDAEKAEFEAKGKEYADLKAEWEKLKHAETVTADGKHIELAANIGTPKDLEGVHNNGAEAVGLYRTEFLYMDSPDFPTEDEQYKAYTAVLEGMNGKPVVVRTMDIGGDKELPYLQLPHEMNPFLGYRALRISLSERGDEMFRTQMRALLRASVHGNLRIMFPMVATLKEFRAAKKIFEEEKAKLVSEGTKVSDTIQVGIMIEIPAAAVIADKFAKEVDFFSIGTNDLIQYTMAADRMNERVSYLYQPYNPSILRLIKNVIDASHAEGKWTGMCGEMGGDQMAVPLLVGMGLDEFSMSATSILQTRSLMKRLDTKKMAELADRALNDCDTMEEVIDLVKDYTK is encoded by the coding sequence ATGTCTGAAATGCTAAAAGGAATTGCCGCAAGTGATGGTGTTGCTATTGCTAAAGCTTACCTGTTAGTTCAACCTGATTTGTCTTTTGACAAAAAATCTGTGGATGATTCATCTGCTGAAGAAAGTCGTTTAGATGAAGCTCTAGCAAAATCTACGACTGAGTTACAAGCAATCAGAGAAAAAGCAGCGCAAAGCCTTGGTGAAGAAGAAGCGCAAGTATTTGATGCACATTTAATGGTTTTGGCTGACCCAGAAATGATCGGTCAAATCAAACAAAATATTCAAGATAATAAAGTAAATGCCGAATCAGCATTAAAAGAAGTAACAGACATGTATATTGGTATGTTTGAAGCAATGGATGATAATGCTTACATGCAAGAACGTGCTGCAGATATCCGTGACGTTGCTAAACGTATTTTAGCTCATTTGTTAGGTGTAACTCTTCCAAACCCTTCAATGATTAATGAAGAAGTGGTTGTAGTTGCTCATGACTTAACACCAAGTGATACCGCTCAATTAGATCGTACGTATGTAAAAGCATTCGTAACTGATATTGGCGGACGTACATCACATTCAGCTATTATGGCTCGTTCTCTTGAAATTCCTGCGATTGTAGGAACAAAAGAAATCACTGCTAAAGTCAAAGAAGGCGATATTTTAGCTGTTAACGGAATCGATGGCGATGTTATCGTTCACCCGTCTGATGCTGAAAAAGCTGAATTTGAAGCAAAAGGCAAAGAATACGCTGACCTTAAAGCTGAATGGGAAAAATTAAAACATGCAGAAACAGTTACGGCTGATGGTAAACATATCGAATTAGCTGCAAACATTGGTACACCTAAAGATTTAGAAGGCGTACACAACAATGGGGCTGAAGCTGTTGGTTTGTATCGTACAGAATTCCTTTACATGGATTCTCCAGATTTCCCAACGGAAGATGAACAATACAAAGCTTACACTGCAGTACTTGAAGGGATGAACGGCAAACCTGTCGTGGTTCGTACAATGGATATCGGTGGAGATAAAGAATTACCTTATCTTCAATTACCGCATGAAATGAACCCATTCTTAGGTTACCGTGCGTTACGTATCAGTTTATCAGAGCGTGGCGACGAAATGTTCCGCACACAAATGCGTGCATTACTTCGTGCTTCTGTTCATGGTAACTTACGTATCATGTTCCCGATGGTTGCGACATTAAAAGAATTCAGAGCAGCGAAGAAAATCTTTGAAGAAGAAAAAGCAAAATTAGTTTCTGAAGGAACTAAAGTTTCTGATACGATCCAAGTTGGTATCATGATCGAAATTCCTGCAGCAGCTGTAATTGCTGATAAATTCGCTAAAGAAGTTGATTTCTTCAGTATTGGAACAAATGACTTGATCCAATACACAATGGCAGCAGACCGTATGAACGAACGCGTTTCTTACTTGTACCAACCATATAACCCATCAATTTTACGTTTGATCAAAAACGTGATTGACGCATCTCATGCAGAAGGTAAATGGACTGGTATGTGTGGAGAAATGGGTGGCGATCAAATGGCTGTACCATTATTAGTGGGAATGGGCTTAGATGAGTTCTCAATGAGTGCGACATCTATTCTTCAAACACGTAGCTTGATGAAACGTCTAGACACTAAGAAAATGGCTGAACTTGCGGATCGTGCGTTGAATGACTGCGATACAATGGAAGAAGTTATTGACTTGGTTAAGGATTATACAAAATAA
- a CDS encoding phosphocarrier protein HPr, which translates to MEKKDFHIVAETGIHARPATLLVQTASKFNSDINLEYKGKSVNLKSIMGVMSLGVGQGSDVTISVDGVDEADALAAIVDTMQKEGLSE; encoded by the coding sequence ATGGAAAAGAAAGATTTTCACATCGTAGCAGAAACAGGGATTCACGCTCGTCCAGCTACATTATTAGTTCAAACAGCAAGTAAATTCAACTCAGATATTAACTTAGAATACAAAGGTAAATCTGTTAACCTTAAATCAATCATGGGCGTTATGTCTCTAGGTGTTGGTCAAGGTTCAGACGTAACGATCTCAGTTGATGGTGTGGACGAAGCTGATGCATTAGCAGCAATCGTTGACACAATGCAAAAAGAAGGATTGTCTGAATAA